Proteins encoded by one window of Synechococcus sp. WH 7805:
- a CDS encoding type IV pilin protein encodes MSTPRASSTFTIEPAMTSLNSRLQLALLNRKKSRNLLEKGFTLVELLIVVVILGVLSGIALPSLLGQRDKANVSAANSQGKQLMTACQVEGLENAPDYTNTDAALQSAKTFGKITWTPTVSATACSAVTTGATTTQGSWVFTPADGTVTVTEAE; translated from the coding sequence GTGAGCACACCACGTGCCAGTTCAACTTTCACCATCGAACCAGCCATGACATCTCTCAACAGCCGGCTGCAGCTGGCACTGCTCAACCGCAAGAAATCACGCAATCTGCTCGAGAAGGGCTTCACCTTGGTGGAGTTATTAATCGTAGTCGTGATTCTCGGAGTTCTCTCTGGAATTGCACTGCCATCACTTCTTGGGCAAAGAGACAAAGCAAATGTCTCAGCAGCAAACTCACAGGGCAAGCAACTTATGACAGCATGCCAAGTAGAAGGCCTAGAAAATGCTCCTGATTATACTAATACCGATGCAGCTCTTCAATCTGCAAAAACATTTGGGAAAATTACATGGACACCAACTGTTTCGGCTACCGCCTGTAGCGCAGTAACAACCGGCGCGACAACAACTCAAGGCAGCTGGGTATTTACTCCAGCAGATGGAACAGTTACCGTAACAGAAGCTGAATAA